A section of the Clostridium omnivorum genome encodes:
- the mmsB gene encoding multiple monosaccharide ABC transporter permease, with amino-acid sequence MESVKNIFKKNIRQYAMLIALVVIMAYFQVATNGILLVPMNVTNLILQNGYVFILAIGMTLTILTGGNIDLSVGSLCALIGAIVGTLSITMKVNIVLTIIIALVLGVAIGIWQGFWIAYIRIPAFIVTLAGMLLFRGLTITMLKGLTLAPFPESFQKISSGFVPDIFNGFGTKLNFTAIFVGILISFIYIYIQLKKRIKSRKSGFEISNLTLFLTKIIGIVFLINLFFYWLSRYKGIPIGLIIIGILIMVYSVFTTKTVPGRYLYAMGGNEKAAKLSGINTNKVLFLSYVNMAVLSAVAGVMFSSRINSASPQAGLNFELDAIAACFIGGASAYGGVGTVVGAIIGALVMGVLNNGMSILGIGSDWQMSIKGLVLLIAVAFDVISKKKSKA; translated from the coding sequence ATGGAGTCGGTTAAAAATATATTTAAAAAAAATATAAGACAATACGCAATGCTTATTGCTTTAGTTGTGATAATGGCATACTTTCAAGTTGCTACAAATGGGATACTTTTAGTACCCATGAATGTTACTAATTTAATACTTCAAAATGGCTATGTATTTATTTTAGCAATTGGTATGACTCTTACTATTTTAACTGGAGGAAATATTGATCTTTCTGTAGGATCATTATGCGCTCTAATTGGAGCAATTGTGGGAACATTAAGTATTACCATGAAAGTTAATATAGTGCTTACAATAATTATTGCACTGGTATTAGGAGTAGCTATCGGAATTTGGCAAGGTTTTTGGATTGCTTATATAAGAATACCTGCCTTTATAGTAACGCTTGCAGGTATGCTTTTATTTAGAGGCCTAACTATTACAATGCTTAAAGGATTAACACTCGCTCCTTTTCCAGAGAGTTTTCAAAAAATTAGTTCTGGATTTGTTCCAGATATATTTAATGGGTTTGGTACAAAGTTAAATTTTACGGCTATTTTTGTAGGAATTTTAATTTCCTTTATATATATATATATTCAATTAAAGAAGAGAATTAAAAGTAGAAAAAGCGGATTTGAAATTAGCAATTTAACTCTTTTTCTAACTAAAATAATAGGAATTGTATTTCTAATTAATCTTTTCTTCTATTGGCTGTCAAGATATAAAGGAATTCCAATAGGACTCATAATTATAGGAATTCTTATTATGGTGTACTCTGTATTCACAACAAAAACTGTTCCGGGCAGATACCTTTATGCAATGGGTGGCAATGAAAAGGCAGCAAAACTTTCAGGTATTAATACTAATAAGGTGCTTTTCTTGTCCTATGTTAACATGGCTGTTTTATCTGCTGTGGCTGGAGTCATGTTTTCATCTCGTATTAATTCAGCATCCCCACAAGCGGGCTTAAACTTTGAACTTGATGCAATTGCTGCATGTTTTATAGGTGGAGCATCGGCCTATGGTGGGGTAGGTACAGTCGTAGGAGCTATAATTGGTGCATTAGTAATGGGTGTGCTTAATAATGGTATGTCTATACTAGGTATAGGAAGTGACTGGCAGATGTCAATTAAAGGATTAGTTCTTTTAATTGCTGTAGCCTTTGATGTAATTTCAAAGAAAAAGTCAAAAGCATAG
- a CDS encoding M23 family metallopeptidase: MGSYNSQYESYYRNLGNKRKSYGGYSYGGTSSFGKSKSSFDGNFLMKRLMQDLIGVFAMLIIVMGCKLVVTPATTTVYNYSKDMVNKSYDYTKIVGSVKNFKISEAQKKIMDLIEEIKIDIGGGKTIKDKIMQDFNIPAAGIITSEFGYREDPFTKQKKFHEGVDIDLKEGTEVKCPSSGKVKECGEDAELGKYILIDHGSGIETKYGHLSELLVKKDDKVEKGQTLAKSGNTGKSTAPHLHFELLYMGENKNPEEYFNFSSAK; the protein is encoded by the coding sequence ATGGGAAGCTATAATTCGCAATATGAAAGTTACTATAGAAATCTAGGAAACAAGAGAAAAAGTTATGGAGGGTATTCCTATGGCGGCACTTCATCTTTTGGAAAAAGTAAATCTAGTTTTGACGGCAATTTTCTTATGAAAAGATTAATGCAGGATCTTATAGGGGTATTTGCAATGCTCATAATTGTCATGGGGTGCAAGCTTGTAGTAACACCAGCTACTACCACTGTTTACAATTATTCTAAAGATATGGTTAACAAAAGCTATGATTATACGAAGATAGTAGGTTCTGTTAAGAATTTTAAAATATCAGAAGCACAGAAAAAAATTATGGATTTAATAGAAGAAATAAAAATTGATATTGGTGGGGGAAAAACAATTAAAGATAAAATTATGCAGGATTTTAATATTCCTGCTGCTGGAATAATAACCTCTGAATTTGGATATAGAGAAGACCCTTTCACTAAACAGAAAAAGTTTCATGAAGGGGTTGATATAGACTTAAAAGAAGGGACTGAAGTGAAATGTCCTTCTAGTGGGAAAGTTAAAGAATGTGGTGAGGATGCAGAGCTCGGTAAATACATATTAATAGATCATGGAAGTGGTATTGAGACAAAATATGGTCATTTAAGTGAACTGCTAGTGAAAAAAGATGACAAGGTGGAAAAGGGGCAAACTTTAGCTAAGAGTGGGAATACAGGAAAGTCTACTGCTCCTCATCTTCACTTTGAGCTGTTATATATGGGAGAAAATAAAAATCCAGAGGAGTATTTTAATTTCAGCTCAGCTAAATAA
- a CDS encoding M50 family metallopeptidase, with protein sequence MIRVNKFFIPYIILLILIGFKGHLLMAFLIVIFHEMVHYLTALCFGFSGFDMEILPIGAVLTLKDMEEITPNQDIIISLSAPIVNIAAAVIFYKIYSQFGYSYASYLYKGNLALGLFNIFPAFPLDGGRVLRSFIAQKTIYRRANQITMRFSICFGIALFILFLGMIFFHIVNLNIGIIAVFIIIYSYKEKERIAFIIMGDIIKKKTKFKKRGYIENKSTSIYYKNDLINTLCIFDKNKYNVFMILDDEMKVMDIIYEEEILEALKLYGNMTIEQFISKRDENY encoded by the coding sequence TTGATTAGGGTAAATAAGTTTTTTATTCCGTACATAATTTTACTAATATTAATTGGTTTTAAGGGTCATTTACTAATGGCTTTTTTAATCGTTATATTTCATGAAATGGTGCATTACTTAACAGCTCTATGTTTTGGCTTTTCTGGTTTTGATATGGAGATATTGCCAATAGGGGCTGTATTAACTCTAAAAGATATGGAGGAAATAACTCCAAATCAAGATATAATTATTTCCTTATCTGCTCCTATAGTTAATATTGCTGCTGCAGTGATTTTTTATAAAATTTATAGCCAGTTTGGTTATAGTTATGCATCATATTTATATAAGGGGAATCTCGCTTTAGGGTTATTTAATATTTTTCCTGCATTTCCTTTAGATGGAGGAAGAGTGCTTAGAAGTTTTATAGCTCAAAAAACTATATACAGAAGAGCAAATCAAATTACAATGCGATTTAGTATATGTTTTGGCATTGCCTTATTTATCCTATTCCTTGGAATGATTTTTTTTCATATTGTAAATTTAAATATTGGTATAATAGCTGTTTTTATAATTATATATTCGTATAAAGAAAAAGAGAGGATAGCATTTATAATTATGGGAGACATAATAAAGAAAAAAACAAAATTTAAGAAGCGAGGATATATTGAAAATAAAAGCACTTCTATATATTATAAGAATGATTTAATTAATACCCTATGTATTTTTGATAAAAATAAGTACAATGTTTTTATGATATTAGATGATGAAATGAAAGTTATGGATATTATTTATGAAGAAGAAATATTGGAAGCACTAAAGCTTTATGGAAATATGACTATAGAACAATTTATAAGTAAGAGAGATGAGAATTATTAG
- a CDS encoding TIGR03960 family B12-binding radical SAM protein has translation MNKITDDILYRVEKPARYIGGEFNSYNKNKDEVDIRYAFCFPDVYEVGMSHLGTKILYYVLNQREDTFCERAFAPWPDMEKLMRENNVDLYALESKDSLRKFNFLGFTLQYEMSYTNILNMLNMSGIPLRASDRGDEYPIVMFGGPCAYNPEPLYDIADFFVIGEGEEVINEVLDKYKENKGKSKKEFLKAISHIQGIYVPSLYNVNYKEDGTIKEFIPLFEDVPKEIKKRIITNLNESTYPDKLIVPYTEIVHDRIMLETFRGCTRGCRFCQAGMIYRPVREKNTSTLIDQVDELIKKTGYEEVSLTSLSICDYSDIENLINTLVVEHKDKKVGVSLPSLRIDSFSVDLIKEIQKVRKTGLTFAPEAGSQRMRDVINKGVTEEDLINSVRSAFEAGWSTIKLYFMIGLPYETTEDVEGIGHLAEKVVDEYYKVPKNVRNKGLKVTVSTSIFVPKPFTPFQWAPMDKREDVREKISALRSVIKSRAISYNWHESLVSYLEAVFARGDRKLCDVLIKAYEKGAKFDGWSDYFNFEIWEEALRECSIDGDFYAYRERSYDEILPWDFIDIGVDKEFLIKENDKAKVAVLTPDCRLGCTRCGINVNFKEGKCFEGALPNKIH, from the coding sequence ATGAATAAAATTACTGATGATATTTTATATAGAGTAGAGAAGCCAGCAAGATATATCGGTGGGGAATTTAACTCATATAATAAAAATAAGGATGAGGTGGATATAAGATATGCATTTTGCTTCCCAGATGTCTATGAAGTTGGAATGTCGCATCTAGGTACAAAAATACTGTATTATGTATTAAATCAGAGGGAAGATACATTTTGTGAGAGAGCCTTTGCACCATGGCCAGACATGGAAAAACTTATGAGAGAAAATAATGTTGATTTATACGCATTAGAAAGCAAAGATTCTTTAAGAAAATTTAATTTTCTTGGATTCACACTTCAATATGAAATGAGTTATACAAATATTCTTAATATGTTAAATATGAGTGGGATACCATTAAGAGCTTCTGATAGAGGAGATGAATATCCAATAGTAATGTTTGGCGGCCCTTGTGCGTATAATCCAGAACCTCTATATGATATTGCAGACTTCTTTGTTATCGGAGAAGGCGAAGAGGTAATAAATGAAGTTCTTGATAAATATAAAGAGAATAAAGGAAAGAGCAAAAAAGAATTTTTGAAAGCAATATCACATATTCAGGGAATTTATGTTCCTAGCTTATATAATGTAAATTATAAAGAAGATGGAACTATAAAGGAATTTATTCCGCTATTTGAAGATGTTCCAAAGGAAATCAAAAAGAGAATAATAACAAATTTAAATGAATCAACGTATCCTGATAAGCTAATTGTTCCATATACAGAAATAGTTCACGATAGGATAATGCTTGAAACTTTTAGAGGATGCACAAGAGGCTGTAGATTTTGCCAAGCTGGTATGATTTATAGACCTGTTAGAGAAAAGAATACATCAACATTGATTGATCAGGTAGATGAACTTATAAAGAAAACTGGTTATGAAGAAGTGTCTTTGACATCCCTAAGTATTTGTGACTATTCAGATATTGAAAATTTAATAAATACCTTAGTGGTTGAGCATAAAGATAAAAAAGTAGGGGTATCCTTGCCTTCCTTAAGAATAGACTCTTTTTCAGTGGATTTAATTAAAGAAATACAAAAGGTAAGAAAAACTGGACTTACTTTTGCACCAGAGGCAGGTTCTCAAAGAATGAGAGATGTAATTAATAAAGGGGTAACAGAAGAAGATTTAATAAATTCAGTAAGAAGTGCCTTTGAAGCAGGATGGTCAACTATAAAACTATACTTTATGATTGGACTTCCTTATGAAACTACAGAAGATGTAGAGGGAATAGGACATTTAGCTGAGAAAGTTGTTGATGAATATTATAAGGTTCCTAAGAATGTTAGAAATAAGGGACTAAAAGTAACTGTAAGTACATCTATATTTGTCCCTAAACCATTTACTCCATTTCAATGGGCTCCAATGGATAAAAGGGAAGATGTAAGAGAAAAGATAAGTGCTTTAAGGTCCGTTATAAAGAGTAGAGCAATATCTTACAATTGGCATGAATCTCTTGTTAGCTATCTAGAAGCTGTGTTTGCAAGAGGTGATAGAAAACTATGTGATGTACTTATAAAAGCCTATGAAAAAGGTGCAAAATTTGATGGTTGGTCAGACTATTTTAATTTTGAGATTTGGGAAGAAGCTTTAAGAGAATGCAGCATAGATGGAGATTTTTATGCATATAGAGAGAGAAGCTATGATGAAATACTTCCTTGGGATTTCATTGATATTGGAGTAGATAAAGAATTCTTAATTAAGGAAAATGATAAAGCAAAAGTTGCTGTTCTTACTCCAGATTGCAGATTAGGATGTACTAGATGCGGTATAAATGTGAACTTTAAGGAAGGGAAGTGTTTCGAAGGTGCGTTACCTAATAAAATTCACTAA
- a CDS encoding TIGR03936 family radical SAM-associated protein, producing MRYLIKFTKESEIKFISHLDLMRTIQRIVRRAELPVEYSKGFNPHMSISIAQPLSVGMYSKGEYMDLVLTEELEEDSIKKRLNANVPSGIRFIEVVKIINVEGEKKLPQAMALIEAAEYNINIKYDDLKNLMKQVEDLKNKDQWNTIKRSKNGDKEVDIKPLIKSFRYNETSRGLNLRVILACGSKENLSADLLASFIKNNTDNFKAETFVDIEREEMFVIKNNKFIPLFKCIE from the coding sequence GTGCGTTACCTAATAAAATTCACTAAGGAAAGTGAAATAAAGTTTATTTCACACTTAGATTTAATGAGGACCATTCAAAGAATTGTAAGAAGAGCAGAACTGCCTGTAGAATATTCAAAAGGCTTTAATCCTCACATGAGCATATCTATTGCACAACCATTATCAGTAGGCATGTATTCTAAAGGTGAGTATATGGATTTGGTTTTAACTGAAGAACTTGAAGAAGATTCAATTAAGAAAAGGCTTAATGCTAATGTACCATCAGGTATAAGATTTATTGAGGTTGTGAAGATTATAAATGTAGAAGGTGAAAAAAAGCTGCCTCAAGCTATGGCTCTAATTGAAGCTGCAGAATATAACATAAATATTAAATATGATGACTTAAAAAACTTAATGAAGCAAGTAGAGGATTTAAAAAATAAGGATCAATGGAATACTATAAAAAGAAGTAAAAATGGAGATAAAGAAGTTGATATAAAGCCTTTAATTAAGAGCTTTAGGTATAATGAAACTTCTCGTGGGCTTAATCTAAGGGTTATATTAGCCTGCGGAAGTAAAGAAAATTTATCAGCAGATTTACTTGCCTCATTTATAAAGAATAACACTGACAATTTTAAAGCAGAGACTTTTGTAGATATAGAAAGAGAAGAAATGTTTGTTATTAAAAATAACAAATTTATTCCTCTTTTTAAATGTATTGAATAG
- a CDS encoding ribonuclease E/G — protein sequence MFNLKDIFIERRENLLKIVVRENDKLVECYIEEENNGPIPGEIYKGVVKNVVPAIKCAFIDIGCEKNCYMYLDSKFNNNKIKKQDEVIVEVLKESIGTKGPKVTNAISLPGRYCVIETLNKDIRFSKSIKNEEFKLHIRENINRPKDIGIMIRTNGEKVGLEELQKEISSLYLQLEKIQREGRYSIKPGLLYSDAGVMDRVLRDRVDVKTSRIIVDNEADFQYVNKIVHNISDVKVEVILHNDSRTLLNAYGIEKEILNLRHNKIQLGSGASIVIDKTEAMYVIDVNSGKNLNSNSMERTVLNTNLEAAEEISRQIKLRNLSGIIVVDFIDMDNKEYQDRVLEVLRAGFKDDKNATYIYPFTELNLVQISRRRRGRNISEFIEEKCEVCDGKGKRIKLSYLVSMIKSEVLKIDREQGIKDIYVEMNSIYKKEILEDKIGFVKSIDALDKRVYVNFKNKMELFKVEPLIFANQIQNLEVYRIYG from the coding sequence GTGTTCAATTTGAAGGATATATTTATTGAAAGGCGAGAAAATCTTTTAAAAATTGTAGTTAGAGAAAATGATAAGCTTGTTGAATGTTATATTGAGGAAGAAAACAATGGACCTATTCCAGGGGAGATTTATAAAGGAGTAGTGAAAAATGTTGTTCCTGCTATAAAATGTGCATTTATTGACATAGGGTGTGAAAAAAATTGCTATATGTATTTAGATAGTAAGTTTAACAATAATAAAATAAAAAAACAGGATGAAGTTATTGTTGAGGTTTTAAAAGAGAGCATTGGAACAAAAGGTCCTAAGGTAACAAATGCAATAAGTTTACCTGGCCGTTACTGCGTAATCGAGACTCTAAATAAAGATATTAGATTTTCGAAGAGTATTAAAAATGAAGAATTTAAACTCCATATTAGAGAAAACATTAATAGACCTAAAGATATAGGAATAATGATAAGAACTAATGGAGAAAAAGTAGGACTAGAGGAATTACAAAAAGAAATTAGTAGTCTGTATCTGCAATTAGAGAAAATTCAAAGAGAAGGTAGATATTCTATTAAGCCTGGACTTTTATACAGCGATGCTGGAGTTATGGATAGAGTACTTAGAGACAGAGTTGATGTTAAGACTTCTAGGATAATTGTAGATAATGAGGCTGACTTTCAGTATGTAAACAAAATAGTACATAATATTAGTGATGTAAAAGTAGAGGTAATATTGCATAATGACAGCAGAACGCTACTTAATGCTTATGGTATAGAAAAAGAAATTTTGAATTTGAGGCATAATAAAATACAACTAGGTAGTGGCGCATCTATAGTAATAGATAAAACAGAAGCAATGTATGTGATAGATGTAAATTCAGGAAAAAACTTGAACAGTAATTCTATGGAGAGGACTGTATTAAATACAAATTTGGAAGCTGCTGAGGAAATTTCAAGGCAGATAAAGCTTAGAAATTTAAGTGGAATTATTGTAGTAGATTTCATCGATATGGATAATAAGGAATATCAGGATAGGGTTTTAGAAGTTTTAAGAGCAGGATTTAAAGATGATAAAAATGCTACGTATATTTATCCTTTTACAGAGTTGAATTTAGTACAAATTTCTAGAAGAAGAAGGGGCAGAAACATTAGTGAATTCATTGAGGAAAAATGTGAAGTATGCGATGGAAAAGGAAAAAGAATAAAGCTATCATATTTGGTATCAATGATTAAAAGTGAAGTGCTAAAAATAGACAGAGAACAAGGTATCAAAGATATATATGTGGAGATGAATTCAATCTATAAAAAAGAAATTTTAGAGGATAAAATAGGATTTGTAAAGTCAATAGATGCTTTAGATAAAAGAGTATATGTAAATTTTAAAAATAAGATGGAATTATTTAAAGTAGAGCCACTGATTTTTGCAAATCAGATTCAAAACCTCGAAGTATATAGGATTTATGGATAA
- the rplU gene encoding 50S ribosomal protein L21 produces the protein MYAVVLTGGKQYRVQEGDVIYVEKLNADVDSSVKLDVLAVGKEEGLVVGKPVVEGASVEAKVLGEGKAKKIIVFKYKRKKDYRRKQGHRQPYTKLQIEKINA, from the coding sequence ATGTACGCAGTAGTATTAACTGGTGGAAAACAGTACAGAGTACAAGAAGGAGACGTAATATACGTTGAAAAGCTAAATGCTGATGTTGACTCTTCTGTTAAACTTGATGTTCTTGCAGTAGGAAAAGAAGAAGGTCTTGTTGTAGGAAAACCTGTAGTTGAAGGAGCTAGTGTTGAAGCTAAAGTTTTAGGTGAAGGCAAAGCTAAGAAGATTATAGTTTTCAAGTACAAGAGAAAGAAAGACTACAGAAGAAAGCAAGGTCACAGACAACCATACACTAAGTTACAAATCGAAAAGATTAATGCATAA
- a CDS encoding ribosomal-processing cysteine protease Prp — translation MINICFKQSSSKILGFNIEGHAEYGEEGEDIVCSAVSALSYTIVNGITEVLKISVEHIIKDGFLQLSLRDNNLEEIEKCQVLLETMLLGFKSMEIGYGDYIKVQVEEV, via the coding sequence ATGATTAATATTTGCTTTAAACAAAGTTCAAGTAAGATATTGGGATTTAATATAGAAGGCCATGCTGAGTATGGAGAGGAAGGCGAAGATATAGTATGTAGTGCTGTATCTGCTCTATCCTATACTATAGTGAATGGCATAACAGAAGTATTAAAAATTAGTGTAGAACATATTATTAAGGATGGCTTTTTACAATTGAGTTTAAGGGATAACAACCTAGAGGAAATTGAAAAATGTCAGGTTTTACTAGAAACCATGCTGCTTGGATTTAAAAGTATGGAAATTGGTTACGGTGATTATATAAAGGTACAAGTAGAGGAGGTGTAG
- the rpmA gene encoding 50S ribosomal protein L27: MLVMNLQLFAHKKGVGSSRNGRDSESKRLGVKSADGQFVLAGNILVRQRGTKIHPGANVGIGSDDTLFAKVDGVVRFERLGRDKKKASVYPVNNVEASLAE; encoded by the coding sequence ATGTTAGTTATGAACCTTCAGTTATTTGCTCATAAAAAAGGGGTAGGTAGCTCTAGAAACGGTAGAGACAGTGAATCCAAAAGACTTGGAGTTAAAAGTGCTGATGGACAATTTGTTCTTGCTGGAAACATATTAGTAAGACAAAGAGGAACAAAAATTCATCCAGGAGCTAATGTTGGAATAGGTAGTGACGATACACTTTTTGCTAAGGTAGATGGAGTAGTTAGATTCGAAAGACTTGGCAGAGATAAGAAGAAAGCAAGCGTTTATCCTGTTAACAATGTAGAAGCTTCATTAGCTGAGTAA
- the obgE gene encoding GTPase ObgE: protein MFIDTAKIFAKSGDGGNGAISFRREKYVPLGGPDGGDGGRGGDVILIADPNMTTLLDFTYKKKYVAERGTNGSGSKCYGKDGETLYIKVPMGTIIRDVETDKIMADLSHPNDKYVVARGGKGGKGNAKFTTPTRQAPSFAEPGMPGEERWIELELKLLADVGLLGFPNVGKSTLLSVVSKARPKIANYHFTTLKPNLGVVSVPGIQSFVMADIPGIIEGAAEGVGLGLDFLRHIERTRLLIHVVDISGVENRDPIEDFIKINEELRKYSVKLWDRPQIVAANKCDMLEDESIFENFKAKLNEMGYKSIFKISAATNQGVEELIKEAARMLSTIPVMELEISDEEIFVPEEKKFTYEIRVEDGVYVVEGSFVDRLLQSVNVNDADSLKYFHKVLRNKGILDELVNKGIKDGDIVRLNDFEFEFLL, encoded by the coding sequence ATGTTTATTGATACAGCGAAAATTTTTGCCAAATCTGGCGATGGAGGAAACGGTGCAATTTCCTTCAGAAGAGAAAAATATGTACCCCTTGGAGGACCGGACGGTGGAGACGGAGGAAGAGGAGGAGACGTAATTTTAATTGCGGATCCAAACATGACTACTCTGTTAGATTTTACATATAAGAAAAAATATGTGGCTGAGAGAGGAACTAATGGTTCAGGTTCAAAGTGTTATGGAAAAGATGGAGAAACACTTTATATAAAGGTACCAATGGGAACAATTATAAGAGATGTAGAAACGGATAAGATTATGGCAGATTTATCTCATCCTAATGATAAATATGTGGTTGCTAGAGGAGGTAAGGGTGGAAAAGGTAATGCTAAATTTACTACCCCTACAAGACAGGCACCAAGTTTTGCTGAACCAGGAATGCCTGGAGAAGAAAGATGGATTGAGCTTGAACTTAAGCTTTTAGCAGATGTTGGACTTTTAGGCTTTCCTAATGTAGGAAAATCAACACTACTATCCGTTGTAAGTAAGGCAAGACCTAAAATAGCAAATTATCATTTTACAACTTTAAAGCCAAATCTAGGAGTTGTCAGCGTACCAGGAATACAAAGTTTCGTAATGGCAGATATACCAGGAATAATTGAAGGTGCAGCTGAAGGAGTTGGATTAGGTCTTGACTTTTTAAGACATATAGAAAGAACAAGGCTATTGATACACGTAGTTGATATATCAGGCGTAGAAAATAGGGATCCTATTGAAGATTTTATAAAAATAAATGAAGAATTAAGAAAGTATAGTGTTAAGCTTTGGGATAGACCTCAAATTGTTGCAGCAAATAAATGCGATATGCTTGAAGACGAATCAATTTTCGAAAATTTCAAAGCAAAGCTTAATGAGATGGGATATAAAAGCATATTTAAGATTTCTGCTGCTACAAACCAGGGTGTGGAAGAACTTATAAAGGAAGCTGCGAGAATGTTAAGCACTATACCAGTAATGGAACTAGAAATTAGTGATGAAGAAATCTTTGTACCTGAAGAAAAGAAGTTTACTTATGAAATAAGGGTAGAAGATGGAGTATATGTAGTAGAAGGAAGCTTTGTGGATAGACTACTGCAAAGTGTTAATGTTAATGATGCTGATTCATTAAAGTATTTCCATAAAGTATTAAGAAATAAGGGCATATTAGATGAACTTGTTAATAAGGGAATTAAAGATGGAGATATTGTAAGACTAAATGACTTTGAATTTGAATTCTTATTATAA
- a CDS encoding YhbY family RNA-binding protein — protein sequence MITSKQRGYLRGLANTMVPIFQLGKGGIEDNFLKQIDDALEARELIKLTVLNNSGFEAREASDIICENLRCEGIQAIGNKIVLYRKSRKNPRIELP from the coding sequence ATGATTACTAGCAAGCAAAGAGGGTATTTAAGAGGCTTGGCAAATACTATGGTTCCTATTTTTCAGCTTGGAAAAGGTGGAATTGAAGATAATTTTTTAAAGCAGATAGATGATGCTTTAGAGGCAAGAGAACTTATAAAGCTAACAGTGCTTAATAATAGTGGCTTTGAAGCAAGAGAAGCTTCAGATATTATCTGTGAGAATCTTAGATGCGAAGGTATTCAAGCTATAGGCAATAAAATTGTTTTATATAGAAAGTCAAGGAAAAACCCTAGAATAGAGCTACCATAA
- the nadD gene encoding nicotinate-nucleotide adenylyltransferase gives MMNKAIFGGTFDPIHNGHIHIAYNCLYALNMDEIIFMPSGNPPHKTDKEITDAGIRYELVKMATRSESRFKVSDFEINNKELSYTYKTLEHFKNLEPDTQWWFLTGADCLIELDMWKSVDRILEASNLIVFSRPGHDKKDIIEQKKRVENIYNKKITFLEVPLMDISSTYIKNEIREGKNISYMMPEGVYNSILQLKLYK, from the coding sequence ATTATGAATAAAGCAATTTTTGGTGGTACCTTTGATCCAATTCACAATGGCCATATACATATAGCATACAATTGCCTTTATGCATTAAATATGGATGAAATAATATTTATGCCATCAGGCAATCCTCCGCATAAGACAGATAAAGAGATTACTGATGCAGGAATCCGTTACGAATTAGTTAAAATGGCAACTAGAAGTGAAAGTAGATTTAAGGTTAGTGATTTTGAAATAAATAATAAAGAATTGAGTTATACCTATAAAACCTTAGAGCATTTTAAAAATTTGGAACCTGATACTCAGTGGTGGTTTCTAACTGGTGCTGATTGTCTCATAGAGCTAGATATGTGGAAGAGTGTTGATAGAATCCTTGAAGCTAGCAATTTAATTGTATTTAGTAGGCCTGGACATGATAAAAAGGATATAATTGAACAAAAAAAACGAGTTGAAAATATTTATAATAAAAAAATTACTTTTTTAGAAGTGCCACTTATGGACATATCCTCCACATACATAAAAAATGAAATAAGAGAAGGTAAGAATATAAGCTATATGATGCCAGAAGGAGTGTATAACAGTATACTTCAACTGAAATTGTACAAATAG